Part of the Streptomyces sp. NBC_00457 genome, CGACACGTGTTCACATTGTGTTTCGTCTAGCTGTTTCCGGGGACTTCGGCAAGGGGCCATTCGGTCGGCGGCCAGCGGGAATCATCCCTGTTCCGAACCCGTCGCCCAGCGATGACCTCGGGAAATGCCGATGACTCGGTCGGCCAATACTCGTCGGTGTTTTTCACGAGTTGGCAAGGTGCCGGAAACTGCACTATGTGCCATGCCCGGTGAATGTGCCGCCGGTCACGTCCGTCAGAGTAGCGCGCGCCCGCTCTGCCCGCGACGTTATCGATCGCTTCGGCTGGGCATCATCCCACCTGACCCGGGACACCGGCGGCCGGACCTGATCGGCCCGCCCATTCGAGGAGGGACGCTCCGATGGGGGAGAAGGTCGTGGCAGGCGGGTTCGACCTGTCCGATCGGCAGCGGTACCGCGGCAAGCTCCGGGAGTGCCTGACGGGCCTGGAGCGGCTTCTGGCGGAGCAGCGGTTCGATCGCCCGAAGAACCTCATGGGGCTGGAGATCGAATTGAATCTCACCGGTGCCGACGGCATGCCGAAAATGCTGAATGCGCAAGTACTGGAGAGGATCGCAAGCCGAGATTTCCAAACAGAACTCGCCATGTTCAATCTGGAAGTCAACATAGCCCCACATCGCTTGGCCGGGCGGGTATTCGACCGGCTCGCCGAGGAACTGCGCACCTCGCTGGCATATGCCGACCGGAAAGCGCGCGAGGTCGATGCGGGCATCGTGATGATCGGCATTCTGCCGACGCTCGACCGCGACGACCTGGTCTCCACGAACCTCTCCGACGTCGACCGCTACACCCTCCTCAACGACCAGATCGTGGCCGCACGCGGCGAGGACTTCGTGCTCGACATAGCGGGCGTGGAGCATCTGCGCTGCACCTCCAGGTCCATCGCGCCGGAAGCCGCCTGCACCTCCGTCCAGCTGCACCTCCAGGTCACGCCGGGCCGCTTCGCCGACGTGTGGAACGCCGCGCAGGCCGTCGCCGCCGCGCAGATCGCCGTGGGCGCCAACTCGCCCTTCCTGTTCGGCCGCGAGCTGTGGTGCGAGTCCCGGCCGCCGCTGTTCCAGCAGTCCACCGACACCCGCCCGCCCGAACTCCAGGCCCAGGGCGTCCGGCCGCGCACCTGGTTCGGCGAACGGTGGATCTCCTCGGCGTACGACCTCTTCGAGGAGAACCTGCGCTACTTCCCGGCCCTGCTGCCCATCTGCGACGACGAGGACCCCCACGCCGTCCTCGACGCGGGCGGCACCCCGAAACTCGCCGAACTCGTCCTGCACAACGGCACCGTGTACCGCTGGAACCGTCCCGTCTACGGCATCGCCGACGACATCCCGCACCTGCGCGTCGAGAACCGCGTCCTGCCCGCCGGGCCGACCGTCACGGACGTCCTCGCCAACGCCGCCTTCTTCTACGGCGTCGTCCGCGCCCTCGCCGAGGAGTCCCGGCCGGTCTGGTCCCGGCTGCCGTTCGAGGCGGCCGCCGCCAACTTCGACACCGCGTGCCGGCACGGCATCGACGCCCGCCTGATCTGGCCCCGGCGCGGGCGCTACGGCGGCACCACCGAGGTCGACGCGGTGAGTCTCGTACGCGACGAACTGCTGCCGCTCGCCGAGGCCGGGCTGGACGCGTGGGGCGTCGATCCGGCCGACCGGGACCTGTACCTCGGTGTGATCGAGGAGCGCTGCCGGCGCCGGGTCAACGGGGCGGCATGGCAGTCGGCGACCTTCCACCGGGC contains:
- a CDS encoding glutamate--cysteine ligase; the encoded protein is MGEKVVAGGFDLSDRQRYRGKLRECLTGLERLLAEQRFDRPKNLMGLEIELNLTGADGMPKMLNAQVLERIASRDFQTELAMFNLEVNIAPHRLAGRVFDRLAEELRTSLAYADRKAREVDAGIVMIGILPTLDRDDLVSTNLSDVDRYTLLNDQIVAARGEDFVLDIAGVEHLRCTSRSIAPEAACTSVQLHLQVTPGRFADVWNAAQAVAAAQIAVGANSPFLFGRELWCESRPPLFQQSTDTRPPELQAQGVRPRTWFGERWISSAYDLFEENLRYFPALLPICDDEDPHAVLDAGGTPKLAELVLHNGTVYRWNRPVYGIADDIPHLRVENRVLPAGPTVTDVLANAAFFYGVVRALAEESRPVWSRLPFEAAAANFDTACRHGIDARLIWPRRGRYGGTTEVDAVSLVRDELLPLAEAGLDAWGVDPADRDLYLGVIEERCRRRVNGAAWQSATFHRALESGLSREAALAATTKCYRRLMHHGEPVHTWPVGLPEAVPLG